CAGACACGGTGGCCGTTGTGGCGATCGCTCCACCAATCAAGGCTACTTGGAGCGGCGAGTGACGTTTCGCAGATTGGTTCATGTATATCAGCTGGGGTAATTGTGTGTTGACAGTTTAGCAATCAGGCTTTTGAGAAAATTTTAAGTTTTTATACTCTATTTTCAGTTATGTTCCCCTCATTAATTTTCCCCTTTGAATTATTCTGAAATATTGCAATAATTTATTAACAATTATTGCTGCATTTGCCAGCTTTGGTGGCAGTCTATTTTGTCACTATGAACTTAATGTGACGATAGTGTGACACTTTTGTCGGTGTCAACTTTACACCCTATATTATTTTTATAAGATAGCATTTCGCTGACTTAATTGCTGGTCTTCTGGACTTGATTTACCCAAGCCTTTATTACCATGTCATGAGACATAAATTTACCAAATCTTCATCAATTGCCCAAGGGCAAAGATTCCGTAAACAGTGGCAATTGTTACAAAAATTAGGTTGTGGTTTATGCATTATCTTTGTCATCTGGCTGACTTTCACCACTATAGCTCTAGTTTTTGCTTCTTCGGAGCCTGTGGATGGCTTTTTTGTGCTTGGTGGTAGTATTCGCCGAGAAATTTATATTGCCCAACAAGCAAAACAATATCCGCAAACTCCCATTTTAATTTCTCAAGGTTCTAAAGACCCCTGTATCTGGCTAATTTTTCAGCGAGAAGCGGCAGATGTGCAAAATGTTTGGTTAGAAAAGTGCGCGAATTCTACCTTTGACAATTTTTACTATGGAATTCCGATTCTGCGGCGTTGGGGAGTACATA
Above is a window of Nostoc sp. UHCC 0702 DNA encoding:
- a CDS encoding YdcF family protein; its protein translation is MRHKFTKSSSIAQGQRFRKQWQLLQKLGCGLCIIFVIWLTFTTIALVFASSEPVDGFFVLGGSIRREIYIAQQAKQYPQTPILISQGSKDPCIWLIFQREAADVQNVWLEKCANSTFDNFYYGIPILRRWGVHKIKLITSPTHLPRAKWMAQILFGAHGIWVEPDIVEELGIPGNQESWGKTVLDITRSLLWAVLSQIIQPQCSNVTKLAEVDMQAWQLQGFKCEHQGGVGR